One Janthinobacterium sp. TB1-E2 genomic region harbors:
- a CDS encoding FMN-dependent NADH-azoreductase, translating to MANVLHINSSVRNSGSLSRQLSGEFVAKLAAQGDTIVVRDLAAQPVPHLTEEVMGAFFTPAEQRSAQAVAAVQLSDTLVDELLAADVLVLAAPMYNFSVPSTLKAWIDHVARAGRTFQYTANGPVGLATGKKAVIFTASGGVYSEGPGAAYDYLSTYLRTALGFIGITDIEFVQAEGVAMGDDAVTSAIAKGRASIEALAA from the coding sequence ATGGCAAACGTACTACACATCAATAGCAGCGTGCGCAACAGCGGTTCCCTGTCGCGTCAACTGTCGGGCGAATTCGTCGCCAAACTGGCCGCGCAAGGCGACACCATCGTCGTGCGCGACCTGGCCGCGCAACCGGTGCCGCACCTGACGGAAGAGGTGATGGGCGCGTTCTTCACGCCGGCCGAGCAGCGCAGCGCGCAGGCGGTCGCGGCCGTGCAATTGTCCGATACCCTGGTCGATGAATTGCTGGCCGCCGACGTGCTGGTGCTGGCCGCGCCCATGTACAACTTTTCCGTGCCCTCGACCCTGAAGGCGTGGATCGACCACGTGGCGCGCGCGGGCCGAACCTTCCAGTACACGGCCAATGGCCCCGTCGGCCTGGCCACGGGCAAGAAAGCCGTGATTTTCACGGCCAGCGGCGGCGTCTACAGCGAAGGCCCGGGCGCCGCGTATGACTACCTGAGCACCTATCTGCGCACGGCGCTGGGCTTCATCGGCATCACGGACATCGAGTTCGTGCAAGCCGAAGGCGTGGCCATGGGCGACGATGCCGTCACCAGCGCGATTGCCAAGGGCCGCGCGTCGATCGAAGCCCTGGCTGCCTGA